Proteins encoded together in one Deinococcus hopiensis KR-140 window:
- a CDS encoding thiolase family protein, with protein MRDAVIVSAVRTPVGRGVKGTLANTRPDDLAALVLNEAVKRAGVDASIVEDVYLGCAIPEAEQGLNVARMAALRAGMPDTVGGVTVNRFCSSGLQTIAMAAAAIQTGQADVMLAGGVESMSMVPMTGHNPSPNPDLVDDRPGAYIGMGLTAENVAAKYGVSREDQDAFAFRSHQRAAAAQDSGKFDAEIVPVPVKVDKVKGTKVTSTTVSFDKDELIRRDANLADMAKVRPAFKATGSVSAANSSPFSDGAAAVLVMSGEKAQELGVKPLAKFLGFAVAGVEPELMGIGPVKAVPKVLAQTGLTLDDIDLIELNEAFAAQSLAVARELGLDEEKMNVNGGAIALGHPLGCSGAKLTTSAIYELQRRGGGKALITMCIGGGMGAAGVIEVYPAESSEGETAAD; from the coding sequence ATGCGTGACGCAGTCATCGTTTCCGCCGTTCGGACCCCCGTGGGACGCGGCGTCAAAGGCACCCTCGCCAACACCCGGCCCGACGATCTCGCCGCCCTTGTGCTCAACGAGGCGGTTAAGCGCGCGGGTGTGGACGCCTCCATCGTGGAGGACGTGTACCTGGGCTGCGCGATTCCCGAGGCCGAGCAGGGTCTGAACGTGGCCCGCATGGCTGCGCTGCGCGCCGGAATGCCCGACACGGTGGGCGGCGTGACCGTCAACCGCTTCTGCTCCAGCGGCCTCCAGACCATCGCCATGGCGGCGGCAGCCATCCAGACCGGGCAGGCCGACGTGATGCTGGCGGGCGGCGTCGAGAGCATGAGCATGGTGCCCATGACCGGCCACAACCCGAGCCCCAACCCCGACCTCGTGGACGACCGTCCCGGCGCGTATATCGGCATGGGCCTGACCGCCGAGAACGTGGCCGCCAAGTACGGCGTAAGCCGCGAGGATCAGGACGCCTTTGCCTTCCGCAGCCACCAGCGCGCGGCGGCGGCGCAGGATTCGGGCAAGTTCGACGCTGAGATCGTGCCCGTGCCCGTGAAGGTGGACAAGGTCAAGGGCACCAAGGTCACGAGCACCACCGTGAGCTTCGACAAAGACGAGCTGATCCGCCGCGACGCCAACCTCGCCGATATGGCGAAGGTGCGCCCGGCCTTCAAGGCCACCGGTTCGGTCAGCGCGGCCAACTCCAGCCCCTTCAGCGACGGAGCGGCCGCCGTGCTCGTCATGAGCGGCGAGAAGGCGCAGGAACTGGGCGTGAAGCCCCTGGCGAAGTTCCTCGGCTTTGCGGTGGCGGGCGTGGAGCCCGAGCTGATGGGTATTGGTCCCGTCAAGGCGGTGCCCAAGGTGCTCGCCCAGACCGGCCTGACCCTGGACGACATCGACCTGATCGAGCTGAACGAGGCCTTCGCTGCCCAGAGCCTCGCCGTGGCCCGCGAACTCGGTCTGGACGAGGAGAAGATGAACGTCAATGGCGGCGCGATTGCGCTGGGCCACCCGCTGGGCTGCTCGGGCGCGAAGCTGACCACTTCCGCCATCTACGAACTTCAGCGGCGGGGCGGTGGCAAGGCCCTGATCACCATGTGCATCGGCGGCGGCATGGGCGCGGCGGGCGTGATTGAGGTTTACCCGGCAGAGTCGTCGGAGGGCGAGACGGCAGCGGACTGA
- a CDS encoding alpha/beta hydrolase family protein, protein MTERTRPRLSLERLRNVRKRRALGWAALGYTVALLAATLVGADITLRSKTRWVKGVFVPVGRRSNTIWLPALPETLSRGVIGIVPLRPNRGHAVLGQAKVVGTLVQRSVQEERGVLPNGAVAWASTFVYNGTPAQLGVVYEDVTVATEVGEMPAWHIPPTGEVPDREDTLVIVVHGHGGQRSQALRMLPALRRTGVGSLFVTFRNAHGAPKTRTGFHTLGDEEAEDVVAALDWARAKGYGRALLYGFSMGGNVVLSALRSKHAPLPLPVVGVMLDCPALDWRDVIRWQGQRFGLPALMAQHTARFVQALVTYRSGQDFDAVDQLAAAPRLNVPVLLWHGTRDRTIPVTQADAFAAARPDLVEYHRVEGAKHIRCWNLDPEQYDFALEGFVSRILPAEQQGEQHA, encoded by the coding sequence ATGACCGAACGAACCCGCCCCCGCCTGTCTCTGGAGCGCCTGCGTAACGTCCGCAAGCGTCGTGCCCTCGGCTGGGCTGCGCTCGGCTACACGGTGGCCCTGCTGGCGGCGACCCTCGTGGGTGCAGACATTACCCTGCGGTCCAAGACGCGGTGGGTAAAGGGCGTGTTCGTGCCCGTGGGGCGGCGGAGCAATACCATCTGGCTTCCCGCCCTGCCCGAAACCCTTTCGCGCGGCGTCATCGGTATCGTTCCCCTGCGGCCCAACCGGGGACACGCGGTGCTGGGGCAGGCGAAAGTGGTCGGCACGCTCGTTCAGCGCTCCGTGCAGGAGGAGCGCGGCGTGCTTCCGAATGGCGCGGTGGCTTGGGCTTCTACGTTCGTCTACAACGGCACGCCTGCGCAACTGGGCGTCGTCTACGAAGACGTGACGGTGGCGACCGAGGTGGGGGAGATGCCCGCGTGGCACATCCCTCCTACCGGTGAGGTGCCGGACCGCGAGGACACCCTCGTGATCGTCGTCCACGGACATGGCGGCCAGCGGTCCCAGGCGCTGCGGATGCTTCCAGCATTGCGGCGCACCGGCGTGGGTTCCCTGTTTGTCACCTTTCGTAATGCTCACGGCGCGCCCAAGACCCGCACCGGCTTCCACACCCTGGGCGACGAGGAAGCCGAGGACGTGGTGGCGGCGCTGGACTGGGCGCGGGCGAAGGGCTACGGACGGGCGCTGCTCTACGGCTTCAGCATGGGTGGCAATGTGGTCTTGAGCGCGCTGCGCTCCAAGCACGCGCCGTTGCCCCTCCCCGTTGTGGGCGTGATGCTCGACTGCCCCGCGCTTGACTGGCGGGACGTGATCCGCTGGCAGGGACAGCGCTTCGGCCTTCCCGCGTTGATGGCGCAGCACACGGCCCGCTTCGTGCAGGCCCTCGTCACCTACCGCAGCGGGCAGGACTTCGACGCGGTGGACCAGCTGGCCGCCGCCCCCCGGCTAAACGTGCCGGTTCTCCTGTGGCACGGCACGCGCGACCGTACCATTCCGGTGACCCAGGCCGACGCGTTCGCCGCTGCCCGCCCCGATCTGGTGGAGTACCACCGCGTCGAGGGAGCCAAGCACATCCGCTGCTGGAACCTGGACCCCGAACAATACGATTTTGCGCTGGAAGGCTTCGTCTCCAGAATTCTTCCGGCGGAACAACAAGGAGAGCAACATGCGTGA
- a CDS encoding 3-hydroxyacyl-CoA dehydrogenase/enoyl-CoA hydratase family protein, protein MKIQKAAVIGAGVMGAAIAAQLANAGIPVILLDIVLPDQPDRNFLAKQGIQRALKARPAAFMDPARAALITPGNLEDDLKKLKDADWILEAIIEKLDAKRELWTRVEAVAKKSAIISSNSSGIPMHLQIEGRSEDFQRRFVGAHFFNPPRYLHLLEVIPTPKTDPEILTTFSEFGEQVLGKGVVIANDVPGFVANRIGVYGIVRAMQHMEKTGLTPDEVDGLTGPVLGRAKSATFRTADLSGLDIIYHVANDLGNATPTDEDFSLTATFKKLVEEKKWLGDKTGSGFYKKTKDEKGKTKILSLNLSTLEYEDRGRVKVAAVEAVKNQPLEARVKALYAAEGKEGDFLRGVMNDGFWYAAKMAGNVSNRLQDIDNALKWGFGWEQGPFETMDTLGVQAVIANLEAQGRTLPPLLQAMKDSGRERFYQAEETVTPTGEPTKYEAPYFVLTDLKKDATKVVKKRPGASIVDLGDGVLLVEWHAKMNALGEDQLRAVQDAHKLVGEMGYAGLVLGNQGENFSAGANLPLILSQAQDEEWDELDSAIKQFQQVTTSMRFSPHPTVAAPFGLALGGGCEFSIHADHIVASAETYMGLVEVGVGLIPGGGGTKEMLLRFTDQLQPNQPLLPAVQRAFELIGTAKVSTSALEARKLGFLRDHDTVVMNKNHIIEEAKRMVLALAPGYVMPTPRQDIPVMGDAAVAAVKLALYGMTEGGYATKYDAEVGKQLARVLSGGTGNNRTAKVSEQHLLDLEREAFLTLLGKKGTQDRIAHMLKTGKPLRN, encoded by the coding sequence ATGAAGATTCAGAAAGCCGCCGTTATCGGCGCGGGCGTGATGGGCGCAGCCATCGCCGCGCAGCTCGCCAACGCGGGCATTCCCGTCATCCTGCTCGACATCGTGTTGCCCGATCAGCCCGACCGCAACTTCCTCGCCAAGCAGGGCATTCAGCGGGCACTGAAGGCCCGGCCCGCCGCTTTCATGGATCCGGCCCGCGCGGCCCTCATCACGCCCGGCAACCTCGAAGACGACCTGAAGAAGCTGAAAGACGCCGACTGGATTCTGGAAGCCATCATCGAGAAGCTGGACGCCAAGCGCGAGCTGTGGACGCGGGTGGAGGCGGTGGCGAAGAAGTCGGCCATCATCTCCAGCAACTCCTCCGGCATCCCCATGCACCTCCAGATTGAGGGCCGCTCGGAGGACTTCCAGCGGCGTTTTGTCGGCGCGCACTTCTTCAACCCGCCGCGCTACCTGCACCTGCTGGAAGTTATTCCGACGCCCAAGACCGATCCCGAAATCTTGACGACCTTTTCCGAGTTCGGCGAACAGGTGCTGGGCAAGGGCGTCGTCATCGCCAACGACGTGCCCGGCTTCGTCGCCAACCGCATCGGCGTATACGGCATCGTCCGGGCCATGCAGCATATGGAAAAGACGGGGCTGACCCCCGACGAGGTGGACGGGCTGACGGGTCCCGTGCTGGGCCGCGCCAAGAGCGCCACCTTCCGCACCGCCGACCTCTCGGGCCTGGACATCATCTACCACGTGGCAAATGACCTCGGCAACGCCACGCCCACCGACGAGGACTTCAGCCTCACGGCCACCTTCAAGAAGCTGGTGGAAGAGAAAAAGTGGTTGGGCGACAAGACTGGCAGCGGCTTTTACAAGAAGACCAAAGACGAGAAGGGCAAGACCAAGATTTTGTCCCTGAACCTCAGCACCCTGGAATACGAGGACCGGGGCAGGGTGAAGGTGGCCGCCGTGGAGGCCGTCAAGAATCAGCCCCTTGAAGCGCGCGTGAAGGCCCTGTACGCCGCCGAGGGCAAGGAAGGCGACTTCCTGCGCGGCGTGATGAACGACGGGTTCTGGTACGCCGCCAAGATGGCCGGGAACGTGTCGAACCGCCTTCAAGACATCGACAACGCCCTGAAGTGGGGTTTTGGCTGGGAGCAGGGGCCATTCGAGACGATGGATACGCTCGGCGTGCAGGCCGTCATCGCCAACCTGGAAGCCCAGGGCCGCACGCTGCCGCCCCTCCTGCAGGCCATGAAGGACTCGGGCCGCGAGCGCTTCTACCAGGCCGAGGAAACGGTGACGCCCACCGGCGAGCCGACGAAGTATGAGGCGCCGTACTTTGTCCTGACGGACCTGAAAAAGGACGCCACGAAGGTGGTCAAGAAGCGCCCCGGTGCGAGCATCGTGGACCTGGGCGACGGCGTGCTGCTCGTGGAGTGGCACGCCAAGATGAACGCCCTGGGCGAGGACCAGTTGCGCGCTGTGCAAGACGCGCACAAGCTCGTGGGAGAGATGGGCTACGCGGGCCTCGTGCTGGGCAACCAGGGCGAGAACTTTAGCGCGGGGGCGAACCTGCCGCTGATCCTCTCGCAGGCCCAGGACGAGGAGTGGGACGAGCTGGACAGCGCCATCAAGCAGTTCCAGCAGGTCACGACTTCCATGCGTTTCAGCCCCCATCCCACCGTTGCGGCCCCCTTCGGCCTCGCGCTGGGCGGTGGCTGCGAGTTCTCCATCCACGCGGACCACATCGTCGCCAGCGCGGAGACGTACATGGGCCTGGTGGAAGTCGGTGTCGGTCTGATTCCTGGCGGTGGCGGCACAAAGGAAATGCTGCTGCGCTTCACGGACCAGCTTCAACCGAATCAGCCCCTGCTGCCCGCCGTGCAGCGTGCCTTTGAGCTGATCGGCACGGCCAAGGTGTCCACCAGCGCCCTGGAGGCCCGCAAGCTCGGCTTCCTGCGTGATCACGACACGGTGGTGATGAACAAGAACCACATCATCGAGGAAGCCAAGCGGATGGTGCTGGCCCTGGCCCCCGGCTACGTGATGCCCACGCCCCGGCAGGACATTCCCGTGATGGGCGACGCGGCGGTAGCCGCCGTCAAGCTCGCGCTGTACGGCATGACGGAAGGCGGCTACGCCACCAAGTACGACGCTGAGGTGGGCAAGCAGCTCGCCCGCGTGCTGTCCGGCGGCACGGGCAACAACCGGACCGCCAAGGTCAGCGAGCAGCATCTGCTGGACCTCGAACGCGAAGCTTTCCTGACCCTGCTGGGCAAGAAGGGCACCCAGGACCGCATTGCCCATATGCTGAAGACGGGGAAGCCTCTCAGGAACTGA
- a CDS encoding transposase, whose protein sequence is MPSQMACSARRQVAATYKGLWTKLKKHNEREARLCPEKPRRKFRPFNAAPKFSSRTLEYQYGKDYTWKKGQQISVLTLEGRQVMAHEGYSRHLNLIAQGCEVGAAKLSYQKSKKQYSLLVSLEVDLPDPPPEDHTRIVGVDAGQRYHAVVTDNPQRSKFFSGKSVNQKKDHFVRIRKSLQRKGTRSATRRLVAFSRRERRFIAQRNHSLASQILKLYPHALIGLGNLKDIRSRTAGRSNPKATKKAKRAKRRRSPWSFAELQTFLDCKAPPVGSMAVKVDANYTSQSCTRCGYTRRENRPGKGRMFACKGCGSQVHAGLRGGRNIALRTLVIRQDPMATEHLSIAPDVADLEAKAVRLSRYAELRWSPATSA, encoded by the coding sequence TTGCCCTCTCAGATGGCGTGCAGCGCTCGGCGTCAGGTCGCAGCCACCTACAAAGGGCTGTGGACGAAGCTCAAAAAGCACAACGAGCGCGAAGCCAGGCTGTGCCCCGAGAAGCCTCGGCGAAAGTTCCGCCCCTTCAACGCCGCCCCAAAGTTCTCCTCCCGCACGCTGGAATACCAGTACGGAAAGGACTACACCTGGAAAAAGGGGCAGCAGATCAGCGTCCTGACTCTTGAGGGCCGTCAGGTGATGGCCCACGAGGGGTACTCCAGGCACCTCAACCTCATCGCCCAGGGCTGTGAGGTGGGGGCCGCCAAGCTCTCCTACCAGAAGAGCAAGAAGCAGTATTCCCTGCTGGTCAGCCTGGAAGTGGATCTGCCCGACCCTCCGCCCGAAGACCACACCCGCATTGTCGGGGTGGATGCCGGGCAGCGGTATCACGCCGTCGTCACCGACAACCCGCAGCGCTCGAAGTTCTTCTCTGGCAAGTCGGTCAACCAGAAAAAAGACCACTTCGTCCGCATCCGCAAATCCTTGCAGCGAAAAGGCACCCGTTCCGCGACCCGCCGGTTGGTGGCGTTCTCAAGACGGGAGAGACGGTTCATCGCTCAGCGCAATCATTCCCTCGCTTCCCAGATTTTGAAGCTGTACCCCCATGCCCTGATCGGCCTGGGGAACCTGAAAGACATCCGCAGCCGCACAGCGGGACGGAGCAACCCGAAGGCCACCAAAAAGGCCAAGCGGGCGAAGCGCCGCCGTTCGCCGTGGTCATTTGCGGAACTTCAGACGTTCCTGGACTGCAAGGCTCCCCCCGTTGGGAGCATGGCGGTGAAGGTGGATGCCAATTACACCAGCCAGTCCTGTACGCGGTGCGGCTATACCCGCCGCGAGAACAGACCCGGGAAGGGACGGATGTTCGCGTGCAAGGGGTGTGGTTCTCAAGTACACGCAGGCCTTCGGGGTGGGCGAAATATCGCCTTGAGAACGTTGGTCATCCGGCAGGACCCGATGGCTACGGAGCACTTGTCCATTGCCCCCGATGTTGCGGACCTTGAAGCCAAAGCGGTGCGCCTCTCCCGGTACGCCGAGTTGCGGTGGAGTCCAGCAACAAGCGCGTGA
- a CDS encoding sulfite exporter TauE/SafE family protein translates to MFAVIGVGLLAGLLGAVLGLGGGVIVVPALEFVLPHFGRDITIGQAVAVSQVGVLAVGLSGAASYLQQGLVRARTGYLLSPYTILGGALGSFLGLVLPARAVATVFALLLLYSAYNLLRGLKRVEVEREPSRLVPPAMTFAGVMSGLLGIGGGTVQVPVLNLLAGVPIRQAIATSTFIMGLTAVGNALVYQAGGLLDVRLAAGVALGVLVGARAGATLQSRIPAAQLKLFFSLLLIFTAGQLLWKYWGRG, encoded by the coding sequence ATGTTCGCCGTCATCGGAGTGGGCCTGCTCGCCGGACTTCTGGGCGCGGTCCTGGGCCTGGGGGGCGGCGTCATCGTCGTGCCCGCGCTGGAATTCGTGTTGCCGCACTTCGGGCGCGACATCACCATCGGTCAGGCGGTGGCGGTGTCGCAGGTTGGCGTGCTGGCCGTGGGGCTCAGCGGTGCCGCCAGCTACCTGCAGCAGGGGCTGGTGCGGGCACGGACAGGCTATCTGCTCTCGCCGTACACCATTCTGGGCGGAGCCCTGGGCTCGTTTCTGGGATTGGTGCTGCCCGCCCGCGCGGTGGCGACGGTGTTCGCCCTGCTGCTGCTGTACTCGGCCTACAACCTGTTGCGCGGCCTGAAGCGTGTAGAAGTTGAGCGCGAACCGAGCCGCCTCGTTCCCCCCGCCATGACGTTCGCGGGCGTGATGAGCGGTCTGCTGGGAATCGGAGGGGGCACCGTTCAGGTTCCGGTTCTCAACCTGCTTGCCGGAGTTCCCATCCGGCAGGCCATCGCCACGAGCACCTTCATCATGGGCCTGACGGCCGTGGGCAACGCGTTGGTGTATCAGGCGGGGGGGCTGCTGGACGTGCGGCTCGCGGCGGGCGTGGCGCTCGGGGTCCTGGTGGGAGCGCGGGCTGGGGCCACGTTGCAAAGCCGGATTCCCGCGGCGCAGCTCAAGCTGTTTTTCAGCCTGTTGCTGATTTTTACCGCTGGGCAGTTGCTGTGGAAATACTGGGGGCGGGGATGA
- a CDS encoding AAA family ATPase yields the protein MGRSEPAIHALHGFLGSGKTTLARQLECGLPGMRFTSDEWMVALYSRDPPAELFPVYFARVMAVMEGQWTRALRLGVPVILDHGFWTRQERDDLRAKAAALGVPLILYTLDLPGGEALRRIRSRNGEAGALFIADETYWLLRARFQPLEPGEEAVSVTPGPPR from the coding sequence ATGGGCAGGTCTGAGCCCGCCATCCACGCCCTGCACGGCTTTCTGGGCAGCGGCAAGACCACCCTCGCCCGTCAACTGGAGTGCGGGCTGCCGGGAATGCGCTTTACCTCCGACGAGTGGATGGTGGCGCTGTACAGTCGGGACCCACCCGCTGAACTGTTTCCGGTTTACTTCGCTCGGGTAATGGCCGTGATGGAGGGGCAGTGGACGCGGGCGCTGCGCCTGGGGGTGCCCGTGATTCTGGACCACGGTTTCTGGACACGTCAGGAGCGCGACGACTTACGCGCGAAAGCCGCCGCTCTGGGTGTACCGCTGATCCTCTATACCTTGGACTTGCCTGGGGGCGAGGCGCTGCGCCGCATCCGCTCGCGCAACGGAGAGGCGGGAGCTCTTTTCATTGCCGACGAGACGTACTGGCTCTTGCGCGCCCGCTTTCAGCCCCTGGAGCCCGGCGAGGAGGCCGTGTCCGTTACCCCAGGCCCTCCACGCTGA
- a CDS encoding M67 family metallopeptidase, with translation MLLPTCPDNAGVALFLPFILVSALWDHAKREAPRECVGAIGGHRRGAAAEAVALYPLANVSPDPERTYLADAGHLLRALKAMQAADLTLVALYHSHPHGPGWPSETDTRLAAYPVPYVIADLRARTLAAYLLPGGTPVSLRLGQSGENGQV, from the coding sequence GTGCTGCTCCCCACTTGCCCCGATAATGCCGGAGTGGCCCTCTTTCTGCCCTTCATCCTGGTAAGCGCCCTGTGGGACCATGCCAAGCGGGAAGCGCCGCGAGAGTGTGTGGGGGCCATCGGCGGACATCGGCGCGGCGCGGCAGCCGAGGCCGTCGCCCTGTATCCCCTTGCCAACGTCTCGCCGGACCCTGAACGGACCTACCTGGCCGATGCGGGCCACCTGCTGCGCGCCCTCAAGGCGATGCAAGCGGCAGACCTCACGCTCGTCGCCCTGTACCACAGCCACCCGCATGGCCCAGGCTGGCCCAGCGAAACCGATACCCGGCTGGCCGCCTACCCGGTGCCCTACGTGATTGCGGACCTGAGGGCACGCACGCTGGCCGCGTACCTGCTGCCGGGGGGCACGCCCGTTTCCCTGAGGCTGGGGCAGAGCGGCGAGAATGGGCAGGTCTGA